ttctgtttatttaacttttttcaaatttattCATGTAATGCTCAAAGTTAAGAAAAACCCAAAATATTCAACAGCCATACTCAAAAGAggtaaagttaaaggtagaaaaGTATGCTTGTTaaggaaaataaagacaatTTCATGTTTTGGTCACGAGCCTTGTGCGCTTTTCTGACTGTAGTTCAGACTTGGAATGTGAAACTATGTATTAAGCTTtttatgaaaatacatttacaatcttcaaaaacataaaaagcatCCGTGTTGTGTGGTCAGACATGCGCCTGTAATCAGGACATAGTAAACATACACTAGACTGCTAAGTCACTGCAGCTAGGTGAGACAGCAACCACTGGAGGTCATCAAGAGCAACATTTTCAACTCAAGCGAGATCGAGTGGATCTAAACAGGATAAAGACCATCTAAagagaaagtataaagtagtggTTGCATATTAAATACATCTCGTGTCCATGATAACAGTATTAAGATGTCGGACCACATTATTTCCAGTTTACAGAGAACATTTCATTCACATGTATCAGCTTTTTCGGAGCTTGCAGTGAATCCACAGTGCTGCTCCTGTAACTATGAGTGGTCTTGGCGTTGGAGCACCAGTTACCACTCCAGCTCCACTGGATATTTCCCAGTCAGGCAGGCAGTGCAGTGGCCCACTCTCTTGCTGGACTTGTTACTGGAGCTGATCACCTTGTCGTTCTGGATGGAGGTGACTCCCTCCTGGACAGCTGATACCAGGCCCTCCACAGACAGATACTTAACACTGTCGGCACCTGCACGACAGGACATGTGTTAGTACTGACTAAAGCCACAATAAGGAAGTGAGATCAAGGGAGAGGATGAGACATTGAGAGGTACTACCACATTAGTCCTTACCAATGTATCCAGCAATGTCCTGAAACTCAGGCCTGTTGGCAATGAGCTCCTCCTTGGTTGGAATATTGATGCCCATGTAGCAGGGGAACCTGATCGGAGGAGAGGCCACCCTGATGTGGACCTGTGGAGGAGAAAATACTGTCGGTATTATGTCGTGTTGATGACCATTTATGCACACTGGGTATGAGAATGTAGCCAAATagcacaaaatgtaaatttctacataatgttgctgtaaCGATGAGACATGGAAACATGACTGCATTTCACAGAATCCTTCTGGAtaatgttattttcattttttttttaaatgtcagccaGTTTTGTAtctcttttccatcattgtaCTTTCAGTATCTGTATCGCTCTAAATATAGACATCACATCCATTCTGtcaatgtacaaaataaaatactccaCAATATCATAACACATACTCAAGAGTTCATATTAGCCAATaataaatgtgtgtctgtgtcatcgTTTTCAAAAAGGTCTGTTTCTGTCGTTCaaacataaatgtgtgtttgcatgtgtttaaagaaatacatgtgtatgtgtggacagGGCCTTCGAAGGCATTTCCTTGTCCCCCTGACTTTGCAATGTGCTGCTCTGATTTATCACTACAAAGTGAACCTTTAGTGTaatcgatcaatcaatcaatcaatcaatcaatcaatcaatcgcCTGCTGGACTGAATCACACAGTTTAAACGATTGTCTCACTCATTAAATAAGTTGCCTTTATTGTACAATTTAGTGTGCTCATTTTCACTGATGCTGATTAGGGAGCCCTACTAAAACATCACATACAAGAGTGTGTAACGTCCATAGTCAACAAACCTCAGTCGCACCAGCTTCCTTCAGCAGTTTTATAATGGGGGAGATGGTGTTGCCTCTGACGATGGAGTCATCAACTAGCACCACTCGTTTTCCAGCAAAGTTGTCTGTCAAAGCTCCAAACTTCTTGGCAACTCCCAGCTGCCTCAAGCGAGTATTCGGTTGAATGAACGTTCTCCCGACATAGCGGTTCTTACACAGAACTTCGATATAAGGCAGCCCGGACTGTGAGAGGACAAGAAGAGGAGAGCCAGTGAGGACAGAGACCCATCGGGAGGTGAGTGTATTACAGCATTTCATCACAGAGTTGGAGCAGACAGCTGGTAGACTGACCTGCTGAGCGTAGCCCAACGCAGCAGGAGTTGCAGACTCTGGCACGGTGCTGACCACGTCTGCGCCTGTTGGCGCCTCGATGGCTAACTGCCGACCACAGCGCTGCCTGACAGTATAGACCATCTGCCCTGCAGCACAATGGGACACAATACTGAACATGCAATACAGTCACCTAGACAAAGTcaatttttcaataaaaaaagccaaacatttaAGAACAGTTTTACAAAGGATGATCCATAATCAATATTCAAACCTTCAAAAATCGAGTCTGGTCTGGCAAAGTAAACATATTCAAAGATGCAGAAGGCAGGGAGGTCCCCCTCAGGACGAGGGACAACACTCAGAGTCTTGACTCCATGCCTGGATATCTGGACTATCTCTCCTGGTAACACCTCTCTGTAATATCTGAGAACCAGGAAGGACATGAAAATTGTCATCACCCACAACACTTCCTTCCATTTTAATGCAGAAGATATTACAATGGTGGTAAGAACTGACCTGGCACCGATGGACTGGAAGCTGCAGGACTCTGATGACACAACCCAcccctctgtgtcctcctctccatcacctAAGCAAAAGGTCAAACAATGACATTAATAATCAACCAGCTTACACATCTGACCTCTGGCGAAATCAAACGCCGGCTTGTGACATAAAATAGTCCGGCCTGAGCACTGATTAACCACTCATGAGGCCTCCATCTTATCAGTAGTAGAAATTAGGTTTGTTCAAGGACAAACATGTTGACAATACCTGAACTGTGCAGTTTAGAGATGGGAACAATCCGTCCAATGCAGAGCGGCCGGTTTCCGTAAGGGTCGCGCACGGCGTAGATAACATCTTTGAACATCACCAACAGTGAGTACGACGTGGGGGTCTCCATCATCAGGTTTTTAATCCTacaatagaaaacaaaacaaaaaaaacactatttgaAGAGTGTAGAGAAAAGATCTGCAACTAACGACTTTTCATTGTAGATGActgtttattttctcaattaattgattatttgttttgtcaacatgtcagaaatgttgaaaaatgtcaatcagtgtttctcaaaggccaagttgatgttttttgtctacaacccaaagatatctgaaaggacttttttattcctttaaaaattAGTCAAACCGATTTACTAATTTACAAAAAAGTTGGCAAGACAACTAACTGATCTGTCAATTAATCCCTGGAGTTCTAGTGGAGAAAACGTAATTTATGCAGCATCAAGTCGTTACACTGACCTGGCAACCCAGTCTGGTGCGTCCAGCTCCTCCATGGGTGGAGTTAGTGCCAGCAGTTGTGTGATGAGCTCACTGTCCGAGCTGGTGGAGAGGCCGACGCCATGGCGCATTA
This window of the Pagrus major chromosome 11, Pma_NU_1.0 genome carries:
- the ppat gene encoding amidophosphoribosyltransferase, with protein sequence MEFEESGIGEECGVFGCVAAGEWPTQLEVAQILTLGLVALQHRGQESAGIVTCNGASPPTYTTHKGMGLVSTAFPPEALQKLRYGNLGICHTRYSTTGISELQNCQPFVVDTLHGKIAVAHNGELVNAHALRKKVMRHGVGLSTSSDSELITQLLALTPPMEELDAPDWVARIKNLMMETPTSYSLLVMFKDVIYAVRDPYGNRPLCIGRIVPISKLHSSGDGEEDTEGWVVSSESCSFQSIGARYYREVLPGEIVQISRHGVKTLSVVPRPEGDLPAFCIFEYVYFARPDSIFEGQMVYTVRQRCGRQLAIEAPTGADVVSTVPESATPAALGYAQQSGLPYIEVLCKNRYVGRTFIQPNTRLRQLGVAKKFGALTDNFAGKRVVLVDDSIVRGNTISPIIKLLKEAGATEVHIRVASPPIRFPCYMGINIPTKEELIANRPEFQDIAGYIGADSVKYLSVEGLVSAVQEGVTSIQNDKVISSSNKSSKRVGHCTACLTGKYPVELEW